DNA sequence from the Kiloniellales bacterium genome:
CGGCCCTGACCGGAGAGGTCGAGGCGATCGCCGCCACGCCCAGAAGTACCAGGGACAGCCTGGTGATCGCTTGCATCTTGCCGGAAAAATCGAATTGGCTCATCGCTGCCCCCCAGGTTCCGCGGCGCTCGTGATCTCTGGCTTTCCACGGGCCGCCCGCACTTTGCTTGCACGATATGAATGTGGCTGAAGGCAGGGGCGGCTTGTAGTTTCTAACCGTGAGAAACGTTGCTAATCTGCGTTAGGAACCGTGCCCGACAGGAAACACCACGACGACGCACAGGTGATCTGACCCAAGCCATGCGGTCGTAACGATTGCAGGCAGGGATTTGCAGGGCCGACAGCGCCCTGGCGAACGGGGCGACGATGATCGAAGAACCGGGGGGCATCGCCCAAACAGCGTCTGACGTGCGGCCGTCCACCGAGACTGTTGTCGCTGCGCTTCAACGAGTGCTCGCGAGCCCAGATTTCGCGCGATCGAAGCGAATGAGGCAACTCATTCGCTACCTTGTCGAGGCGTCGCTCAACGGCGAGGTCGAGCGGACCAAGGAATTCTCGATCGCGGTCGAGGTCTTCGGGCGGGACGAGAGCTTCGACCCCCAGACCAGCTCGCTCGTGCGTGTCGAGGCCGGGCGGCTGCGGCGCACACTGAAGCAGTACTACCTGACTCACGGAAAGAACGAGCCCCTTAGGATCGAAATCCCAAAGGGGAACTACGTGGCCGAGTTCCGTATGGCCGGCGACAGCGGTCGGGACCCGGGATTTCCCGTCGCCCGGCCCGCGTCGAGGGAAAAGACGCCACGGGCTCCTGTCGATCCCGGTGACGTCAGCCTGGCCGGGCGGCCGGCCGCCGCCGCGAGAGCCCGGGAGAGGACCGCGAACGGCACCAGGCCGCCGACCATCCTGGTGGTCGACGACGAGCCGCAGGTTGAGGCTCTGATCTCTCAGAAGTTCCGTCGGCGCGTTCGCGACGGCAGCATGTCGTTTCTCTTCGCGCACGACGGCGAGGAGGCCCTGGACACCCTCCTCAGGACCTCCGACATCGACATGATCCTGACCGACATCAACATGCCGCGCATGGACGGTCTGACCCTTCTGGATCATCTGCCCGAGATCAATCCGATCCTGATGGCGGTCGTGGTCACGGCCTATGGCGACATGCCGAACATCCGTACCGCGATGAACCGGGGCGCCTTCGATTTCATCACCAAGCCGATCGACTTCGACGACCTCACCGCGACCATGGAACGCGCGCTCGCACAGAGCGCCATCCTCCGCGAGGCGGCTGTCGAGCACGACCAGTTGCTCAGCCTGCGCAAGGAACTGACCATCGCCCGGGGCATCCAGAACTCCCTTCTGCCGGACCACCTTCCGCAGGAGCAGCGCTTCGCCGTGCATTGCCGGAGCAAGCCCGCCGCCGAGTTCGGCAGCGACTTCTATGACGTCTTCCCCATCGACGACGACCGCTGGGGAATCCTGATCGGCGAGGCCTCCGGCCGGGGCATCGGCGCCGCGCTCGGCATGGCGGTCTCGCGCACGGCGATCAGGACCGCGGCCCTGACCGGGCTCCCGGTGGATGGCAGCGTCACGCGCCTGAACGACCTTCTCTACGATCATTCCGGATCGGAAATCCTGGCGTCGCTCTTCTTCGGAACCTACGACGCGGCCACAGGGACGCTGGCCTATGTCAGCGCCGGCCATCAGCCATCCTACGCCCTGAGGACGGGGGGACAGCTCGAAATCCTGCCCTGTGATCCGGGCTCGGCCGCCGGCCTTCAGGCGGAGGCGTCCTACGCGGCGCAGCAGACGACACTGGCCCCGGGCGAGAGCCTGTTCCTCTACACCGACGGCGTGCCCAGGGCCTTCGACGGCATGCAGCGGCAGTTCTCCATCGGGCGCTTGGAGGAGGTCTTGAGCGTC
Encoded proteins:
- a CDS encoding SpoIIE family protein phosphatase, translated to MRQLIRYLVEASLNGEVERTKEFSIAVEVFGRDESFDPQTSSLVRVEAGRLRRTLKQYYLTHGKNEPLRIEIPKGNYVAEFRMAGDSGRDPGFPVARPASREKTPRAPVDPGDVSLAGRPAAAARARERTANGTRPPTILVVDDEPQVEALISQKFRRRVRDGSMSFLFAHDGEEALDTLLRTSDIDMILTDINMPRMDGLTLLDHLPEINPILMAVVVTAYGDMPNIRTAMNRGAFDFITKPIDFDDLTATMERALAQSAILREAAVEHDQLLSLRKELTIARGIQNSLLPDHLPQEQRFAVHCRSKPAAEFGSDFYDVFPIDDDRWGILIGEASGRGIGAALGMAVSRTAIRTAALTGLPVDGSVTRLNDLLYDHSGSEILASLFFGTYDAATGTLAYVSAGHQPSYALRTGGQLEILPCDPGSAAGLQAEASYAAQQTTLAPGESLFLYTDGVPRAFDGMQRQFSIGRLEEVLSVGADLSSRELSERVLAAVDTFVGAAEQTDDITCMAFKRLA